CAGTTAggagtctttcttttttctctttctttttgcactAGTAGGTACAAACGTGGTACCTAACTAAATCGAAATACATATTACTGCTGCGATTACATACGTTTGACTATTCGACATGCGATTCTATGTTCGATGCTTACTACCGGTGTTCGATGCGTACTCGAAGAACTCGACGTTCGCCCCACCTCTGTAGCCTTAACACATCGTATCTAGCACGAACCAACTGACCCAGCCACAAGTGGGGACGCGGTACGCACCTCGATCTTGTCATCGGCCTTCCACTCGAGCTGGATGACGTAAGGCTTGCCCGTGTCAAGCTTGGTTTTATTCAGGCGCAGGTCCTGACGGTGGTGGTTGTAGGGGTGCTGAAGTTGCTTGGTGCCCGCGTACAGCTTGCCGTCGACGGGATCGCGGCTGACGTAGAAGTACCTGTTGCTGTCCTCGACTGTCTCGTAGCAGATCTCCATGAAGCTGCTGCAAGGAGCACGTAGCCGGGAGAGTCCTTTGAGCAATTTACATAGCCTCCGAAATCGTGGGAGCCGGGAGAGTCCTCCGAGCAATTTACATAGCCTCCGAAATCGTGGGCGGtgccattttttttgttacttatgCGCTAGCAAGCTTCACTCAAAAGGAATCTCTAGCTCCTATATAAACACGTGGAAGAGGAGAAATTATTTGTTTGAGCAACCGCTGAACTGAGTCGGAGGAGGTTTGCTGCACTTAGGACAAAAAAAGTtagaatctagtgactgctgaTAGCAAATCGTTGATTGAgactgctatttttttttataaacactGCTAAAAATCACAAGTTTTCaggaaatgaaactatcaagtttaccgCTCTGTAACTGGGCAATGAAAATCGATATCGCAATTCTGCAAACTGCACCTTATAGTACATGCAAAGCGCACAAGCTTTATGCATTGCACATGGCACTCCGATACGCCACCAATATGTGAGTAGTTATCTTGCATAACCTTTATAAACGTTGTGACGAATTGGCGTAAGATAAACGttaatatatcaaatttgtccgctttggatgttctGATGGATTCTATTTACAGAGCTACGATATCCAGTATAGGCGCAAAGCTGCAggtttgtaaacatcgtgcttgggattttttttattcaaatttACCCATCTGCGGCAAATTCTGCACAGGCATATATTTCAGGCGTGAACTATCCACAACTTAAACGGCCCTTcagaataaatatatatatatatatatatatatatatatatatatatatatatatatatatatatatatatatatatatatatatatatatatatatatatatatatatatatatatatatatatataactgaatCGGTGTTCCAACCCTTAAACCGGAGTTCCTCGTTCCTGGGCATCTAATTCACTTGTCAAACAACATAGTTTGGGCTTCGTGGAGGGGTGGGGGGTGGATAGCCGCGTGCCGCGTGTATAGCCCAGCGCATTGAGCGTGCGAAACAGCGACCGGCTACGCCAGGATCGCCGACAGTGTGCAACCTGTACAGTTCGGCACGATTAAACGGGGGCCCCCAGCATCGCTGGCGGTGAAGCTCGATCGGCAGACGTTGtccttgcgcatgcgcacaaagcgAGCTTTGTTTGGATTGGCGTATAGGCGCGCACTCCGCACGCTCTCTCCAGTCTAAAGAGCGCAACATATGCGCAATGTTCACATATGTTAACATGTGTTAACATGTACGCAATGTTAACATTTAACATGTGCGCGAGGTAAGTTCTGCTTCGCTTAGCCATGGAGTGAATTGTCCGTTGTTTCTCGTGTGGAGAAcagaaacaataagaaaaaaattaaatgaggGATCTGCTCACAATGTCAACAAACATTTGCGCAACATGGTGCGCCAGCACATAAGGTGCACCATGTGCAGGTTCGGCCTGGCGGTGCGTCGCCGGATCGTAACTGATTACTGTCTGCTCTCTTCGTATCACCGCCTATGTGACTGCTGTGTGAactaatgaaagagaaaaaaaggctgTTTCTGTGTAAACTAATGTTAACTAACCTGTTGCGCGAATCTGAGTTAATTTTGCTTGTTGTTCTACAGTTGAAATATCTTGCATTTTAACTGGCCCAAACTGTTCTCCCTTCGAAACTACCCATTTCTCTCAGACGCCCATACGAGATGCAGTTGATTCactaaaacttctttctgggcgcgttagtgcatacttgacataaaagcTGTAACAGCGCCAgtacatgcatccacaaagtaacaaggacgaggcACAATCGCTTTATGCCGAGATGCAATTGCTTCCACGTTAGCGCATTTTCAGAATGAGCGCCCACTATAATTTGCCTTAATTAAGTGTGTCCAGGCTGCGAACAAAGAAGGCGTATTGAAATATGCCACCCGCTAGTTACAGCTCACTCTGGTGCCTATACGCCTCGTGCTTAATGCAGCACGATTTACTGACGTCACTCGGAAGGGCCTGAAACTCCCAAACGTGTCGACTTCCGCCGATGTACAGTCAGCCACAACTCCTTGCGGACCACGGGATCTCGTCAAAAGTTGAATTTCCGAGTAGCCTGCATCGTATTTCTAGTAGCCTGCATCACTACGTCGTTCGCATATACTGGCAGCGGCTGGAAATGCGAACATCAGGCTCGGTTGTGGGGCTGCTGGGATATTGAGCTTTGTCATATTCCTTGGTCCGTAAAGTTTTGTGGGAGACTGTACCATACACGGAGGCCCCACGTTGTAAGCCGCGTGTATCCGGTGTAACAGCTTCGTTTAAAGATAAATTGAGTGCTGTGGAGACGGTTGCATCACAAACTGCATTATACCACGCCGGTTATAACATGGAACTACACGTTGCAACATGCCTACGCACTGGACGTTACCACGATGGCGCtaacaaactcaacgcaatactaTCTGAAGTTCGTACAAGCAACAGGTTACTGTTCTCCCCACAAAACCAATCCTcgcccggaaaaaaaaaagagaactgtcTGGAGCAAAATGTCTGACTCGTAGAAAAGAGCACGGGAGCGCATCTGGTGGTGAAGCTTACTTAGGCATAACTTCAACGACGATTGTGAGCTTTGAATTTTTCGCAAATTTCCTGCTGAGCTCGACTCTGAAATCCTTCGTGGCCGCACTGAATGGTTGCTGCAAcataaagacagaaaaaaacgtAAGCGCAAACGCATTGCGACGTTGGTATGTAAATGATGCTAATCTTCTTTGAGACTATAAAGAAAGTTGAAACATATGCTTTTGTCTCTCTGTTTATGTGCACTTAATACATGCATGTTTAACATGGCTGAAACGCTTAAATTTGCAAGCTGCAGAGCGTCAAGGCAGGGGCGCTGCGATGTTTTGCACTTGATGCGGTGCAAcgtcttttgctttttttcttgcactagTTTCATCATTCATGGATGCGACAAGTGCGTGTGAGGTAGAAGAGACAGGAGGACGCTGAAATGGGAAGCGTATCTGTGCAAGTTCACCGCCTCTCTCCCCATTACGAACACATGATCTGTAGCTTCACCAATTGTTGACCTGGCTAAGGAGTCTTTCTCATCTTCGGTGAGAGACATATTACTTTTAGACCTTACGTTTCAGCCATAAAGTAGAAAACCCAGCAACATCTGGGCTTGCGAATGTTGCAACCACCGCATACGATTGGGGGCATTTAGAGGGTCGAGGCAGCGTGCATTTGATGATGTATGTGTAGGCCTCCATTCATATGCTATACCGGAATACACGCTCCAAGTCAGGCGGATGCCGTACTGTTGGACACCAAGGAAACGATGTCATGAGCACGAAGGTGGTGTATGATGCTGGTGGTGGGAAGAACTGTGACGAGAGGTGTCACGATGACAGTGTTGCAGTGAACCATACCCATACCGGTTGTGACCAATACCAGTTGTgggagattattattattattattattattattattattattattattattattattattattattattattattattatttcgtagACATTCCGACCTAGCTTCCAAGGATCAAAGTGGTATGTAATTTGGACATCTTTTACCGAAACGCTCGTGGACTTCGCTCCAAAGCACGTGAATTTTCCTGCAGTGTCATTTCGTCTTCTTTTGTTATTTCCAAAACTTGTCTCTGCAGTGAAATTTCCTCTTCCCACTTTTTTGCACCACACTACAAAGTCTTCCACAGTGACCGGTAGTTCAGTGGATCTAAACAAAAAAAGTGGTGGAGCCATGACTGCTGTCGACAGTTCACTGAGGTGTGTTCGCCACAAAGGTTAGACAGGGTACAGAAGTCGATTCGGCTAGAAATTAGCCTAACGCGCAGTGAAAAAAGAATTGATCTTTCTCTGTACCGCCGAATATTTCCCCTGTTTTGTTTGATGAGGTCATCTCTTCTAATTAAAGTACCCATATCTCCCCCTAGCAAGCACAAAGTAAtccttcttggtgattttaataaaCCTGAAATTCATTGGAACACGCTTAGATATTCCCATTACAATtattacacagagaacaaatgcAGCCTGTTGTTGGAGTTTCTGTCCTTCTGTCCCCTTCAGCAGCATTACTTGATCACCAATTCCTGTTCACTTTATCGTATGCTTATCGTAATTCCACTTTATCGCGAATGCAAGGTTTTGGCCAGAACATGGATTCTTTTTCACAATGGTGTCGTATTCTAAAACCGAATCCTTTGATTTGCGCTTTGTGTTTACCCCATGACAATGAtagttttgtttctctttttaccTTGAATACTCGCAcctagaaaaaagaaaggtgatcAGCTGACTACGGATCTGAAAGATGTACTGGTGAAGTATGATGTGTTAGTGTTAACGCAGATGTGGTTTGCACGTAATCCTTAAGTACTTGAGACTTGAAAAATATAGAAACACTGCTCAGTTCCTAAGTCACCAACGTGGAGGCAGTGCGTCTGTATACTTAGCGAGGGAAATTGTTGGTGATGTTATGCCTGATTCTGGTATTCCAAATGTTGATGTTGAAGCGTTGTGTATGAACGTGCACGTTGCTGTCCAAGTGATTTACCGACCTCCACGTCGATGTCTCTACATACAAGGATGTCAACATCATATTATATTAATAGTAAATACACCCCCTAATTACTCTATGTTTGATTCGATTCGCTTTGCTTTTTACTCTAGACAATTCACGCTCAATATCGTCTCCAAAACTTACTATTTCGCAGCCCCCTCCCTGCTAATTAGTTGCCCGACTGTTTGAATGATCCATTGATCGATCTCTCGCACTACTCTACCTGGCGCAGGGACTCACTTACGCTGAAGTACATGTGCATGCCAAATTCTTTGCGCGCCGCTGCTATGGCTTTCTGCCCACCGGAACTGAGGTTCCTAGGCGCTGCCGGGAGTAGAGACATCTTTCGTGgaaatggcggtggtggtgcaCCACAACTTGGAACTCGACGGCGTCGATGGCTTCTTGCGGCTGCCTGCGATTTgttatggagagagagagagaaaaaaaactgcgGCGAAAAAGAGATACGCAGATCCGACGCAAAGTTTAGAATCTACGTGAGTCGAAGTTTTCGTGGTGTGGTTATAAtgaaatcacccccccccccaaaaaaaaaagagatggccCATCACATTCCTGCCTCATTAGGTTCAAAGGGAATTGGCACCCGTGCGTGGGCTCTACGCAGTGTGAAAACTCCAACATTCGCTCGCATTTTCTTAATTTCTCGTTATTTATTTTAACCATCGTCAACAGGCGGCGATCATCTTAAAGAGCCAGTTGGCCCAATATATGTAATGGCCGCTTCTTGACTAATCTTCCGTTGCGGGTACGGGCCATGCCGTGGTAGTCGTCGTCCATAACCAACACATGGACTATAGCTTCTTGGCCGATTTGTGTATGCACCCCAGTATATGGCCCCATATTATGTATGCGCCCCAGTATATGGCCCCATATTAAGTATGCGCCCCAGTATATGGTCCCATATTATGTATGCGCCCCAGTATATGGCCCCATATTATGTATGCGCCCCAGTATATGGCCCCATATTATGTACGCGCCCCAGTATATGGCCTCATATTGTGTATGCGCCCCAGTATGTGTATCTTAGAATGGAAATCGTCAGCTAGGTGGGCGTTGGCACGATATGCCCTGCGCGCGCCTCGGAAAATCCTCTGCTGCGAGCATGGGCCTTAATTACGGAAATCATCGTCATGATCAACACGCTGCAACCATCTGAGATAGTTGGCTTTGGTACGATTAGAAGCACACGCACGCGCGACGACGATTCTGGGCCTACGTTGTATTTGGTTGTCGAGAATGGCCGATCGGTCGCCCCCTGGTTTGGACGCGAGGCCAATAAGGAATTACTTTCGCGAATCTGTACGCAGAATGGTTCGAGTGTATAAACTGCAAGAAACGGCACCACACTGGCTTTCTGGCTAGGTTAGAAGAGCTGGTGTACATGCCAGAGCTTTGATTGTTTCTCTCCTCACTCCTGGCCGGTCTGGTACGTTTGTATAATGTATGAATTGAGTAAaggcaataaaaacaaaaaaataaagtaaacgtgggaacgaaaaaagaaattgtggctTATGCCAGACTGGACGTCCTTATTGGACGCTAGCACGTGCTTGCCCGACTTTTGAATGTGCTGGCAACCTTAAATTtctgcagtgcattgttttctAGAAGTTCTGTTCCAATGgtatagagaagaaaaaaaaaacgtttcggCGTTATGGTTAGAGTATCGGGCAACTTCGCTGAGGGGCCGAGGTTCGAATCCCGCCGCCGgacacgtttctttctttttttcatattttgagGGAGGAACTTGCTTCACGAGAACCCGACCAACCACCAGGAACAACACAAGAACGGGCGCTTCAGAGcagcgctctaaaaaaaaaaaatcatgacgTCATGGACCTCGGTCAACTTTAGTAAAGCGTTTCGACCTCTTGCGCGTCTGATACGTGTCCTTGCAAAGGTTTCGATGCGCTTTGTTACAACACAGACCGATCTTGGAGGCTGTGCAGTCAAAGGCGTGCTCGGGCCGATCCTGATAATTCCATCGCATTACAGTCGCTCAGGTGTATCATGTGGGCCTATAGTTTATATACTCAATTAACACatgcaagctgggcgagttggtgattgaacgtGTTCGTAGGAGTGCACTCGTATAGTGTACTTCTTGTATTTCGCCCGGGTTGCGCTGCCCGCTCCTAGGAACATTCTTATTTACTGACCTTACCGGAATTTGGTGTCGCTTTCCCGCCGTGTAGGCCTACCTGGGGATCTCTCACACAGCTGGGGCGCGGAGGAGGTACCAACGGAGAGCGACTGTGACGTTAGCCTGGAAAATCCCGGAGAGAAAGTGCTTGCTTATAGTGGTTATCGTTTACACGTTAATGGTGCTCTCGTAGATAGGGTGCTTCCCTAGGGGACAATTGGCAGCGTCTCGATTTGTGGGTGCAATTGATCGTGTAGCTTCAAGGGGTGCGGACGCGTTAAGCCTCAAGCGCTACTTTTCTTATTATACACAGATGTGCGCTGGAGCGCGTATTCACGGCGTATATTGAAAATTTAGCGTACTTTCTTTGTAGGAATAAGATAAGTAGGCGATGCATCAcaagctctttttttttaggaTTCTCTGCACCTCCCAGAAAGGCAATCTCGTGTAAGGTTACTCATTACTGTTAGATAACTAATTTCAAGTCAGATACGAACCACCGGTCTTTCAAACTCATTCTTCCTGACATGCACTTGGTCTTATTGACGTAGAACGATCGGTCACTGCTTGTGAAACCTTCGTGCATGAtcgctgagacaccctgtatgtgCGGAGCAGAACGTAGAAATGCCTACCTCTAGATGAACGACGGCCATGGGTTATCGCGAACGCACAACGTCTCCTACAAGAtacgatgcatttttttttaccgctaGGCTACGTCATCTGGCGCTGCTGTCGGTATCGAAAGGTTTAGAGCCCGGTATTTAGCGCGTACACAGACAAGCTATTACCTATCTACTACTTACTCTTCAAGTTCACAGATCGAATAGGCTTCCTCGTCGAGTAGGCCGCAGTAGCTTGGTAGAGCAACGCGCAAGGTAAGCAGCAACTGTCGGCTGTAATGGGGCTTCACGAACTGCCACTTCTTACATACATTGAGCGAAGAAACAATTGAGAATAAGTCGTTCCTACGTGAAGGGCATAAAGAATGCATTCGCTGGCGCCGAACTCGTCAGTGCTGATCTAACGGGGCGCCTTTCAGGCTGCACTGCCGGCTGGCTACAGCATACTTCGTGCCTCGAACAAAGGCCGTCTCGACCAACTACCGTAATATGCCGGATTGAAGTCGATGACTCGACAGCATTTTCTCGGGGACTGGAAGTAAACTCATGTTAAACACATAAACTAAAGATGAAGATCTACCGGAACACCGGTGCTGGCATATGCATTCTATCGGCACTAACATATAGAGCAGAAGCTTGGATGTTAGCGAAGACCCATTAGAAGTACCGGGCAAGGAGTATTGAAATGAAATTGTGAGGCGTAACGTTAAGTAGACAGCGGTTTGGATCGGatagcaaacggggatagccaatacTCTGGTTGACATTTGGAGAAAGAAATGCAGTCGGGTATGTCTTGTAATGCGTAGGGTGGATAGCCGGTGGCCTATTAAGGTTACATAATCGGTGCCAAGTGAAGGTAGGCGCAGTCGACGACTGGGCGGCGTGACGAATTTAGAAAATTGGCAACCGTAAGGTAGGGATTCTCCCAGAGATCTCGCGCCTTGTCGTTATGCTCGCAAATTTCCAAATTTTTTCAACTACCTATGTAATTCAATCCCGTCTGCTACGGCGTTTCCTTTCTctcggtacccattctgtaactctaaatGACCTCCAGTAATCTTTTCTACAGATAACATATATACTGTTCAACTACATTTCTACCTCTTAATGTAAAGTAGCATATTCAAACAGCAGTCTTCCCATCTCTTAAAAGGACACTAACTAGAAAAGCCGTACTGAAACCGCATTAGTGAATTTACTGTTCTATATTACCAATTATACCACTGTTACCACAAGAAGAGCCTTGCTAAGCCAGAAAATACACAAAACACGAgggactggtggcgacgccaccgtgAAGTTCCCACACCAGCTCTACGTGAGGTCAAGAATTTTGACCGCGCTTGCTCGGACTCGGGTCTTTATCGGTAAATACCGACCACACGTTGTATTCaagaagagaaagagacaaagatTGAACTCTCCGAATAACAAGAACTTTCGTTGAGCCAGAGCGGCCCAAATGCGACAAAGTACTTGGAAAACTGTGATGTTACATGTGCAGCACTGACGCCCCGACACTGGGATTTCagcgtgaaaataaaaaaaaaatcaatgtaaTGTTGATTTTCATCGTCTCTGCTAATAATAAACAAattactgcaaaaataaataaagcacatATTTATGAAGGAATACTCTATCAGTGAAAGCTGACTTGACGTCTCTCTTTATTGGCCTTTTAACGTTAGGCTTATCATTTCCCGCTCACTcatctttattacagtatttaaatacttctttagcttctttgttaacctcccagtttctgccccatattttaGTACCGGTAGATAAAATGCAGTGACTGCACACTCTTCGTCTTCAAGAAGAGCGGCATGCTGTCGGTCATAACTTGGTAATGACTGCCGCGTGCGCTTCAACCCACTCTTATTCTGttcaatttccttctcatgatcacggtCTCTAGCTAGTAACCGGCCTAGAAAAACGCACTCTTCCACAGATTATGCAGGCTCACTGCCAACCACGGTTTCTGGTTCCCAGGCTCCTGAACATTATCTTAATCTTCGGCATAATAATTTTCAGGCCTACTCTTACCTTTTTTTTCGGCTAcgatcctcaatcatttgtttcaGTTCCTTTCTATTTGTGCCGAACAGGAAATTGACATCTGGAAGACTCAGGTTGCTAAGATATTCCACGTTGACTCTCGCAACCTAATCTTCCCAGTATATCGACTTGAATACTTctgagcacgcagtgaatagcattggacagtCTGTGCCtctttgcctgacccctttcCCGATCGGAGTTTAGGGGCTTTTCCAGTgaataaggtagctgtagaacaaTGACAGAGAGTTGCTCAGGTATTCACGTATGCTTCCTATACTCCTTGACTATGCATACAATGCCTCAACGACTGCGGGTATCTCTGCGGTTTCGAATGCTTTATGGAAATTCATGAAAGCCATGCGAATAATTTGCttgtactccgcagatttttCAACTATCTGATTGATGACAGtggtgtgatccattgtagaataacCAATTCCTGAATACCCATGCCTGCTCTTCGGTTTGACTatagtcaagtgttgccctgattctatttgaCACTACCAAGGCGTATGTcttgtacaatacccagagcaaCCTAATGGTCCCATCATTCTTCACCGGTTAATCACGTCCATTCTTATTGAATGATATGTTGGCAAGTTTTCCAACTCTCCGTTAGACTTGAGGCTTTGAAGCAGTGCGTGCAAAAAAATGTTTAAGCTTTAGGGATATAATATCTCCTTccttttttaaaaataatatcgTCTGTTCATCTTCTCCAGTCACTTTTTCACCAGACGTGCGCTGCCCTTGGTAGCTTTTTTTGTAACTTCTCTTTCCATGTGTCACTCTGGAGCGCACGGATCTCGCAGTGGAACAGCGCGAGACGTTGAACGGCTTCTTTAATACTTCTTTAAATATTTCAGCTACACCAATCTCTGGGAATCGGGTCTGTGCCACAGGATATTTCGATTTAGCGAGCACGGCATTTTGACAAAAAGGCGGTAGATATAAGATCGGCTCGAAGTTGCCTCCAAAGTACACAGACCTCTTAACAGTATGGCGCAGGATGTTCGTGGACTTCTTTGATTTTCTTAAATATCTAAGGTATGTGAGCTACACTATTCGTTAATTCTTGAGTACTATGAACCCATCCTTGTACAAGCCTCCAGAATGTTTATTGGCCACTGTCACACGAGGAGTTTAAAATCCTTAAGTGTATCTTCGCATGCATACTATTCTTATCATCGCTCTTCTCTATACAGTGATCATACATCGTCTTCCTCGTGACATCACTTTGTCGATGACTCACATTGTGCATTTGCCTGActtggtatttgcatttcggctTAGTTTGTTAAGGCGTAGTGCTTAAGCATACAAATTGCAGGAAACCAACGTTGTGATATGTGCGGTGCATAACATCAAACATTGAATGATGTTACAAGTAGCTTACACATGAAATTTAGTTGAATATGATTTTACAGATTTCAGCATTATGCGTTGGatctgcaaactttttttttccaaatatcATCCACTGATCTCTTTTCCGCCAGCAGTAGCAATCATGTCATTCTACATAGCTTCGTTATACTGATAAGCGTTGtatcatttttaattttttgatGATCTTTTATCTCTTGGGCCTTTTCTCCCCAATACAATGCCCGTTTATGTAAAAATCT
This portion of the Dermacentor albipictus isolate Rhodes 1998 colony unplaced genomic scaffold, USDA_Dalb.pri_finalv2 scaffold_29, whole genome shotgun sequence genome encodes:
- the LOC139052691 gene encoding uncharacterized protein isoform X2, with product MSLLPAAPRNLSSGGQKAIAAARKEFGMHMYFSQPFSAATKDFRVELSRKFAKNSKLTIVVEVMPNSFMEICYETVEDSNRYFYVSRDPVDGKLYAGTKQLQHPYNHHRQDLRLNKTKLDTGKPYVIQLEWKADDKIENYSYTLPAQQVLASNVLMRFSEKCIMREHRTGEITVYYDGKVAAILKRLQKNKPMTVVMKFSATEMIISLVGAPVPAPPVKVPLVRSTVEPSLKAIRITRNLQTHNVEIISGISPST